A single region of the Changchengzhania lutea genome encodes:
- the accC gene encoding acetyl-CoA carboxylase biotin carboxylase subunit, whose protein sequence is MKKILVANRGEIAIRVMKTAQKMGIKTVAVFSTADRNAPHVKFADEAVCIGEPPSNQSYLRGDKIIEVAKNLHVDAIHPGYGFLSENADFAELCEDNNIIFIGPRSKAIKIMGSKLAAKEAVSHYNIPMVPGIDKAITDFEKAKDIAKEIGFPILIKASAGGGGKGMRIVEKESDLQSQMARAISEATSAFGDGSVFIEKYVSSPRHIEIQVMADSHGNTLHFFERECSIQRRHQKVVEEAPSSVLTPALRVEMGEAAIKVAKACDYLGAGTVEFLLDEDLNFYFLEMNTRLQVEHPVTELITGVDLVELQIKVARGEALQLKQEDLKIHGHALELRVYAEDPLNDFLPSVGHLDIYKLPVGEGIRVDNGFEEGMDIPIYYDPMLSKLITYGKTREEAIQLMIKAINEYHVSGVQTTLLFGKYVCEHEAFRSGNFDTHFVKKYYSPEALKEETENEAKIAALIALKQYLEDQKLLRTPN, encoded by the coding sequence ATGAAAAAGATACTAGTAGCCAATAGAGGCGAGATAGCTATAAGAGTTATGAAAACGGCTCAGAAAATGGGCATAAAAACGGTGGCTGTTTTTTCTACTGCGGACCGGAACGCACCGCATGTAAAATTTGCAGATGAGGCCGTTTGCATTGGCGAGCCACCATCAAATCAATCCTATTTGCGGGGTGATAAAATTATAGAAGTTGCAAAAAATCTTCATGTAGATGCCATTCATCCAGGCTATGGATTTTTAAGTGAAAATGCCGATTTCGCAGAATTGTGTGAGGACAATAATATCATTTTTATTGGACCGCGCTCAAAAGCAATAAAAATTATGGGCAGTAAGCTTGCAGCTAAAGAGGCTGTGAGCCATTATAATATTCCCATGGTACCAGGTATTGACAAAGCCATAACAGATTTTGAAAAAGCAAAGGATATCGCTAAAGAAATTGGTTTCCCTATCTTAATTAAAGCTTCGGCTGGCGGCGGTGGAAAAGGGATGCGTATTGTTGAAAAAGAAAGTGATTTACAATCTCAAATGGCGCGTGCCATTAGCGAAGCAACCTCTGCTTTTGGAGATGGCTCTGTTTTTATAGAAAAATATGTGTCTTCACCAAGACATATTGAAATTCAAGTCATGGCAGATAGCCATGGGAATACCTTGCATTTTTTCGAACGGGAATGCAGTATTCAAAGACGTCATCAAAAAGTAGTTGAAGAAGCGCCATCTTCTGTTCTTACGCCAGCATTGCGTGTCGAAATGGGTGAAGCTGCCATTAAAGTGGCTAAAGCTTGCGATTATTTAGGAGCCGGAACGGTTGAATTTCTTTTAGATGAAGATTTGAATTTCTATTTCCTGGAAATGAACACCAGACTTCAAGTGGAGCATCCTGTAACGGAACTGATTACTGGTGTTGACTTGGTCGAGCTTCAGATTAAAGTCGCCCGCGGAGAAGCACTTCAACTAAAACAAGAGGATCTAAAAATCCATGGTCATGCCCTAGAATTACGGGTTTATGCAGAAGATCCGTTGAACGATTTCCTTCCAAGTGTTGGCCATTTAGACATTTATAAATTACCGGTTGGAGAAGGCATTCGCGTTGATAATGGGTTTGAAGAAGGCATGGATATTCCTATTTATTATGACCCTATGCTTTCTAAACTTATAACTTATGGTAAAACTCGGGAAGAAGCCATTCAGCTCATGATCAAAGCTATAAACGAATATCATGTTTCTGGCGTTCAAACCACCTTGCTATTTGGAAAATATGTGTGTGAACACGAGGCTTTTCGTTCCGGGAATTTCGATACTCACTTTGTTAAAAAATATTATTCGCCAGAAGCTTTAAAAGAAGAAACTGAAAACGAAGCTAAAATTGCAGCGCTAATCGCATTGAAACAGTACTTAGAAGACCAGAAACTGTTGCGCACGCCTAATTAA
- a CDS encoding acetyl-CoA carboxylase biotin carboxyl carrier protein subunit has product MSKSFKANVNDTFHFDLSDDDISNLDTLRVSESERHVLHNNKSYDVLIEDSDFIKKSYKIKVNNTTYNINIINDLDVLIKDMGFAIGSTKHVNKIKAPMPGLILDINVKIGQDVKEDDTLLILEAMKMENIITSPRDGVIKSITAGKGDAVEKNQLLIEFE; this is encoded by the coding sequence ATGAGCAAAAGCTTTAAGGCAAATGTAAATGACACCTTTCATTTCGATTTATCTGATGATGATATTTCAAATCTAGACACCTTACGTGTTTCTGAATCTGAACGTCATGTTCTTCACAATAATAAATCTTATGACGTTTTAATAGAAGACAGCGATTTTATTAAAAAATCATATAAAATAAAGGTTAACAATACGACATATAACATCAATATAATCAATGATCTAGATGTTTTAATAAAGGATATGGGATTTGCTATAGGAAGCACCAAGCATGTCAATAAAATTAAAGCCCCCATGCCCGGTTTAATATTAGATATTAACGTTAAAATTGGACAAGATGTTAAAGAAGATGATACGCTATTAATACTTGAAGCCATGAAAATGGAAAATATTATTACCTCTCCAAGAGACGGTGTTATCAAATCTATTACTGCTGGTAAAGGAGATGCTGTAGAAAAAAATCAATTGTTAATTGAGTTTGAATAA
- a CDS encoding PrsW family intramembrane metalloprotease, with translation MNLILLAATPVILIILFINYKDKYEKEPKRLLLANFLLGAIVSIMITTMLYYGFDIILPLPNKTSIFQQFIKAFFVVGLTEEFSKYIIVRYYAQKNKAFNEPFDGIVYAVMVSMGFAITENIFYVIEGGYQVALLRAFTAVPAHATFGILMGYYMGKAKFSKNRIGLNLFGLLLAALFHGTYNFFLFIDFIPGIWIGAFVSLFIGVLLSRKAIKQHQEQSNFK, from the coding sequence ATGAATTTAATCTTATTAGCTGCCACACCGGTAATCCTTATAATCCTCTTCATCAATTATAAGGATAAATATGAAAAAGAACCCAAGCGCTTGCTATTAGCGAATTTCCTTTTAGGGGCCATTGTGAGTATCATGATCACCACCATGCTCTATTATGGTTTTGATATTATACTACCACTTCCTAATAAAACCAGTATTTTTCAGCAATTTATAAAAGCTTTTTTCGTCGTTGGGCTTACCGAAGAGTTTAGCAAATATATTATTGTTAGGTATTACGCCCAGAAAAACAAAGCCTTTAATGAACCTTTTGATGGCATTGTTTACGCGGTTATGGTTTCCATGGGATTTGCGATTACGGAGAACATTTTTTATGTGATTGAAGGTGGCTATCAAGTAGCCTTGCTAAGAGCATTTACAGCAGTACCTGCACATGCCACCTTTGGTATTTTAATGGGCTATTATATGGGTAAAGCTAAATTTTCAAAAAATAGAATTGGTCTAAATCTATTTGGTCTACTACTGGCAGCTCTGTTTCACGGAACTTATAACTTTTTCCTTTTTATCGATTTCATTCCAGGTATTTGGATAGGTGCGTTCGTATCTTTATTCATCGGTGTTTTATTATCTCGAAAAGCCATCAAACAACATCAAGAGCAATCTAATTTTAAATAA
- a CDS encoding NUDIX hydrolase, which produces MDELIDIVTEHGESTGRSALKSIIHQKGYYHNTAHIWFYTLDNKILLSQRAASKVICPLLWDVSIAGHIDSGESIIEGAIRETKEEIGIDINENDLKKIGVFKCTQSYDNTIFDNEFHHTFISILKVPLSKLIPQEDEVAALKLVSFDKFQALINHIGNDNHFVPSNKDYYQSVLQNIIHASKSS; this is translated from the coding sequence ATGGATGAATTAATTGATATTGTTACAGAGCATGGGGAATCAACGGGTAGGTCAGCGTTAAAGTCTATCATTCACCAAAAAGGTTACTATCACAATACGGCTCATATTTGGTTTTATACACTTGATAACAAGATTTTACTATCGCAAAGGGCGGCATCAAAAGTCATTTGCCCACTCCTCTGGGATGTTTCTATTGCCGGTCATATTGATTCTGGCGAAAGCATCATCGAAGGCGCGATTAGGGAAACCAAGGAAGAAATTGGGATAGACATTAATGAAAATGATTTAAAAAAAATCGGTGTTTTTAAGTGTACTCAAAGTTATGATAATACCATTTTTGATAACGAATTCCATCATACCTTTATCTCCATTTTAAAAGTCCCTCTATCAAAATTAATCCCACAGGAAGATGAGGTAGCAGCATTGAAACTGGTGTCCTTCGACAAATTTCAAGCACTGATTAACCATATAGGAAATGATAACCACTTTGTTCCATCAAACAAAGACTATTACCAAAGTGTCCTTCAAAATATCATTCACGCCTCCAAGTCATCTTAA
- a CDS encoding aminotransferase class V-fold PLP-dependent enzyme yields MLLDNQKHIFNIPKDVTYLNIASQSPSFKAIHEAGLNGLLQKQHAFTISISDYFEPVKELKTLFAELIEADDYNQIALIPSASYGMASVANNIRLKPEDEILIVDEQFPSNVYVWQKLATKYGATLKTVSIPQSGNLKGKRLNEAILAAITSKTAVVAMGHIHWTNGMLFDLKVIRKKATAHKALLIIDGSQSVGALPFSVKDIKPDALICAGYKWLFGPYGCAYAYYGKYFENGSPIEENWYNREDSENFAGLTNYESQYKPLANRYNVGECGNFIYVKMQIAALKQVLDWTPQAIQEYCKSISSQAVLKLENLGCTIENSRYRTHHLFGIELPIGLDVNYLKNELEKQKIYVSIRGKYIRISCHLFNTESDFDNLITCIAAVLKTT; encoded by the coding sequence ATGTTGCTAGATAATCAAAAGCATATATTCAATATCCCTAAGGATGTTACCTATTTAAACATAGCGAGTCAATCGCCATCGTTTAAGGCCATTCACGAAGCAGGCTTGAATGGTCTGTTACAGAAGCAGCATGCGTTTACGATTTCTATTTCAGATTATTTTGAACCAGTTAAAGAACTTAAAACCCTATTTGCAGAACTTATTGAAGCGGACGATTATAACCAAATAGCCTTAATCCCATCGGCGTCTTATGGTATGGCAAGCGTTGCCAATAATATTAGGTTAAAACCTGAAGATGAAATTCTAATCGTAGACGAGCAATTTCCCAGCAATGTCTATGTGTGGCAAAAATTAGCAACAAAATATGGTGCTACTTTAAAAACGGTGAGTATCCCACAATCTGGCAACCTTAAAGGAAAACGTTTAAATGAAGCCATCTTAGCAGCGATAACCAGCAAAACAGCCGTTGTCGCCATGGGTCATATTCACTGGACTAATGGGATGCTTTTTGATTTAAAAGTGATTAGAAAAAAAGCAACCGCTCACAAGGCGTTGCTAATTATTGATGGTTCACAATCTGTAGGTGCATTGCCCTTTTCGGTCAAAGACATAAAACCAGATGCCCTTATTTGCGCAGGCTATAAATGGCTCTTTGGGCCTTATGGTTGTGCTTATGCGTATTATGGTAAATATTTTGAAAACGGATCACCTATTGAAGAAAACTGGTACAATAGAGAAGATAGTGAGAATTTCGCAGGATTAACCAATTATGAATCCCAATACAAACCTTTAGCAAACCGATATAATGTGGGTGAGTGCGGTAATTTTATATATGTTAAAATGCAGATTGCAGCATTAAAACAGGTTTTAGACTGGACACCCCAAGCGATTCAAGAGTATTGTAAATCTATTTCATCTCAGGCCGTTTTAAAATTAGAAAACTTGGGTTGTACCATCGAAAATTCAAGGTATCGTACCCATCATCTCTTTGGTATTGAGCTACCAATTGGATTGGATGTCAATTATTTAAAAAATGAACTGGAAAAACAGAAGATCTATGTTTCTATTCGCGGAAAATATATAAGGATTTCCTGCCACCTATTCAATACTGAAAGTGATTTTGACAACCTTATTACATGCATCGCTGCTGTTCTAAAAACAACTTAA
- a CDS encoding M42 family metallopeptidase — MAKKSILDKKSLTFLESYLNNAAPTGYEWTGQKLWMEYLKPYVDEFITDTYGTAVGVINPKAKYKVVIEGHADEISWYVNYISDNGLIYVIRNGGSDHQIAPSKIVNIHTKKGIVKGVFGWPAIHTRDKSKEQAPKPDNITIDVGAKDKEEVEKMGVHVGCVITYPDEFHVLNGDKFVCRALDNRMGGFMIAQVARLLKENKKTLPFGLYVTNSVQEEIGLRGAEMITHTIQPHVAIVTDVTHDTTTPMIEKKTQGDLIIGKGPVVAYAPAVQQKLRDLITETAEDKKIPFQRSALSRATGTDTDAFAYSNGGVASALISLPLRYMHTTVEMVHRDDVENVIKLIYETLLNIKDGESFSYFE, encoded by the coding sequence ATGGCTAAAAAAAGCATTCTTGATAAAAAATCACTAACATTTTTAGAATCCTATTTAAATAACGCAGCACCTACAGGTTACGAGTGGACGGGTCAAAAGTTGTGGATGGAGTATTTAAAACCATATGTAGATGAGTTTATTACCGACACCTATGGTACTGCAGTAGGTGTCATCAATCCTAAAGCAAAGTATAAGGTTGTTATTGAAGGGCATGCCGACGAAATATCCTGGTATGTCAACTATATCAGTGATAATGGCTTAATTTATGTGATTAGAAACGGTGGTAGCGATCATCAAATAGCACCAAGTAAAATTGTAAATATTCATACCAAAAAAGGTATTGTAAAAGGTGTCTTTGGTTGGCCAGCAATCCATACCCGTGATAAATCAAAAGAACAGGCGCCAAAACCAGACAACATCACCATTGATGTGGGTGCAAAAGACAAGGAAGAAGTTGAGAAAATGGGGGTTCATGTAGGATGCGTTATTACCTATCCTGACGAATTTCATGTATTGAATGGCGATAAATTTGTGTGTCGCGCCTTAGATAATCGTATGGGAGGATTTATGATAGCACAGGTGGCACGTTTGTTAAAAGAAAACAAAAAAACCTTACCCTTTGGACTATACGTCACCAATTCGGTTCAAGAAGAAATCGGATTACGTGGCGCTGAAATGATTACACATACCATTCAACCCCATGTCGCTATTGTGACCGATGTGACACATGATACGACAACACCTATGATTGAAAAGAAAACCCAAGGTGACTTAATAATTGGCAAAGGTCCCGTAGTGGCGTATGCCCCAGCTGTACAACAAAAATTGCGCGATTTAATTACAGAAACTGCTGAAGATAAAAAGATTCCATTCCAGCGCTCTGCCTTGTCAAGAGCCACTGGTACAGATACTGATGCTTTTGCTTATAGCAATGGTGGGGTTGCCTCTGCCCTAATTTCGTTGCCTTTACGTTATATGCATACCACGGTTGAAATGGTGCACAGGGACGATGTAGAAAATGTGATTAAATTAATTTATGAAACGCTATTAAATATTAAGGATGGCGAATCGTTCAGTTATTTTGAATAG
- a CDS encoding ABC transporter ATP-binding protein, giving the protein MKLIIKDLTKTYKNGVKAIDNLNLEIGSGMFGLLGPNGAGKSSLMRTIATLQSADSGTITFGDINVMEDKMELRKILGYLPQSFGVYPKMSAEDLLDYFATLKGISSKSDRAKIVDEVLEITNLSDVRKKNVSGYSGGMKQRFGIAQLLLNNPKLIIVDEPTAGLDPAERHRFLNVLREVGTNCTVIFSTHIVEDVKELCNEMAILNGGRILKHTTPVEATSEISGKIWTKVISRDELEAMEASYNMLSSNYNQDNTLNIRVYADDKPADDFIQSTPQLDDVYFIALKHEEIEIV; this is encoded by the coding sequence ATGAAATTAATCATCAAAGATTTAACAAAAACCTATAAAAATGGTGTGAAAGCCATTGACAATTTAAACTTAGAAATAGGATCAGGAATGTTCGGTTTATTAGGGCCTAACGGTGCTGGTAAATCCTCTTTGATGCGTACCATTGCAACCTTACAAAGTGCCGATTCTGGTACGATTACGTTTGGTGATATTAATGTCATGGAAGATAAAATGGAACTTCGAAAAATTCTGGGCTACTTACCACAGTCTTTTGGTGTGTACCCAAAAATGTCCGCTGAGGATTTGTTAGATTATTTTGCCACCTTAAAAGGGATTAGCTCGAAGTCCGATCGGGCCAAAATAGTTGACGAGGTTCTTGAAATCACTAATTTATCTGATGTTCGAAAGAAAAATGTTTCTGGATATTCTGGTGGTATGAAACAACGTTTTGGTATTGCGCAATTGCTTTTGAATAATCCGAAGCTTATTATTGTAGATGAACCTACGGCAGGTTTGGACCCCGCAGAACGCCATCGGTTTTTAAATGTACTACGTGAAGTCGGCACCAATTGCACAGTCATATTTTCAACCCATATTGTTGAAGATGTTAAAGAACTTTGTAATGAGATGGCTATTTTAAATGGTGGTCGCATTTTAAAGCACACCACGCCAGTTGAAGCGACCAGTGAGATTAGTGGTAAAATATGGACCAAGGTTATTTCGAGAGACGAATTGGAGGCTATGGAGGCATCGTACAATATGCTATCATCCAACTATAATCAAGACAATACCTTAAACATTCGTGTTTACGCAGATGATAAACCAGCAGATGATTTTATTCAATCCACCCCGCAGTTAGATGATGTTTACTTTATTGCCTTAAAGCATGAAGAAATTGAAATCGTCTAA
- a CDS encoding ABC transporter permease/M1 family aminopeptidase, giving the protein MFTTIYKHELKYWFKKPAFYIYAAIFFILALFLSAGAAGIFDFLTVTTGSALIVNSPISVTGILNSLTVFIFFLFPSIIGMSIYRDFKSDMHTILYSYPFTKVNYLFAKFFSGITVVSIIVLIVAIGTIIGFRLPGTNASLVGPFDIMSYVSAYFVYVLPNILLFGAIVFAVVTFTRNVAAGFIVVIILMFAQGLLETLFSDQDNRFLTAILDPFGSSASNYYTRYWTIAEQNELHLPIKGVILYNRLLWLGIASIIFGMVYKLFSFSQNAMSLNFRKHTGVRATKSNFGGITKINLPKVQFDYSFIQNLKTTWKLSNVDFKYIIKSWPFISIVLVGLILMLISLSEIGNLFGTATLPVTWKMLGNGGTFGIAIMVSTFLYAGMLVHRGKMANTSQLVDTTPVPNWTLLLSKFVALLKMQFVLLTVILVSGMLFQIYNGYYDFELGHYFKELYIMRFLQFAIWAMLALFIQSLIRNPYLGLFILLIILIGFPLIFSSLIEQDIFKFNQGPSFRFSDMNGYGNSLPKFFVYKLYWFIAGVGLLILAGLFRVRGLPNSFKERLSIFKDRFVGPARMGFLLALIAFVTIGSTIYYNDNIVNESFTSKEREQQTVDWEKIYKKYQNAPQPRIVAVKAAMNIFPKALNFDASGTYTLVNKTNTVIDSIFLNHNNYPSHFKFNKETHLVSEDTVFHFDIYQLQKGLQPGDTLKLDFTVKNEPNTLLKDNSPVLENGTFINNMQIFPSLGYSGGELSDDETRKKYGLPPNDLKPHPSDSTALGNHYISKDADWIDFEATVSTSEDQIAIAPGYLQKEWTENGRRYFHYKMDSKILNFYAFNSARYAVKKDKWNDVNLEIYYHKPHTYNLERMMDGMKASLAYNSENFSPYQHKQARIIEFPRTSGSFAQSFPNTIPFSEGVGFIADVDETEAGGVDYPFAITVHEVAHQWWAHQVIGADVLGATMLSESLSEYVSLKVLEHQQGKSKMRKFLKKALDDYLTSRSFERKREKPLMYNDGQGYIRYQKGSLVFYAISDYIGEDVLKNALKQYVEKVKFQEAPYTTSIEMVDYIREATPDSLKYTIKDMFETITLYNNRVVNVSSKALDNGKYEVDIEFEVSKYRNDDTGNKYYGEKVGDTLSYKTESMRRPLLSVPLADYIDIGIFGEANDDDDDDKEIELYLKKHKITAINNKVTIVVDKKPVEVGIDPYNKLIDTKSDDNRRRL; this is encoded by the coding sequence ATGTTTACAACCATATATAAGCACGAACTAAAATACTGGTTTAAGAAACCCGCTTTTTACATCTATGCTGCCATCTTTTTTATTCTCGCGTTGTTCCTCTCTGCAGGAGCCGCTGGAATTTTTGATTTTTTAACTGTCACTACAGGTTCTGCCTTAATTGTAAATTCCCCCATAAGTGTCACGGGCATTTTAAATAGTCTTACCGTTTTTATATTCTTTTTGTTTCCGTCCATTATTGGGATGTCTATCTATCGGGATTTCAAAAGTGATATGCATACCATTTTATATTCCTACCCGTTCACAAAAGTAAACTACTTATTCGCTAAATTTTTTAGTGGGATTACGGTGGTTTCGATTATTGTATTAATCGTAGCTATAGGAACCATTATTGGTTTTAGATTACCAGGCACCAATGCATCCTTGGTTGGACCTTTTGATATCATGTCTTATGTTTCGGCTTACTTTGTATATGTGTTACCAAACATTCTACTATTTGGCGCCATCGTTTTTGCAGTGGTCACATTCACACGAAACGTCGCTGCCGGCTTTATAGTGGTCATTATATTAATGTTTGCCCAAGGACTTTTAGAAACCTTGTTTTCAGATCAAGATAATCGTTTCCTAACAGCCATTTTAGATCCTTTTGGATCTAGTGCATCAAACTATTACACACGGTATTGGACCATTGCAGAACAGAATGAATTGCACCTGCCAATAAAAGGTGTTATTCTTTACAACCGTTTATTATGGTTGGGAATAGCTTCAATTATTTTCGGAATGGTTTACAAACTATTTTCATTTAGTCAAAATGCCATGTCCCTAAACTTTAGAAAGCATACAGGTGTTCGTGCTACAAAATCTAATTTTGGTGGGATTACCAAAATTAATTTACCTAAAGTTCAATTTGATTATTCTTTCATTCAGAATTTAAAAACGACTTGGAAGCTCTCTAATGTAGATTTTAAATATATAATTAAGAGCTGGCCTTTTATCAGCATCGTTTTGGTTGGGCTTATTCTTATGCTCATTTCCTTATCTGAAATCGGAAATTTATTCGGTACAGCAACCCTTCCGGTTACTTGGAAAATGTTGGGTAACGGCGGCACCTTTGGCATTGCCATTATGGTATCCACGTTTCTGTATGCCGGTATGCTTGTGCATCGTGGTAAAATGGCTAATACCAGCCAATTGGTCGATACAACACCTGTGCCTAATTGGACGCTTTTATTATCAAAATTTGTGGCCTTATTAAAAATGCAATTTGTGTTACTTACAGTTATTTTGGTGTCTGGGATGCTTTTTCAAATATATAATGGGTATTATGATTTTGAATTGGGGCATTATTTTAAGGAGCTTTATATCATGCGGTTTTTGCAATTTGCTATTTGGGCCATGTTAGCATTGTTTATTCAATCTTTAATAAGGAATCCGTATTTAGGACTCTTCATTTTGTTGATCATTCTTATTGGTTTTCCGCTCATATTTTCATCACTGATAGAACAGGATATTTTTAAATTTAATCAAGGGCCATCGTTTAGATTTTCAGATATGAATGGATACGGGAATTCCTTACCTAAGTTTTTCGTTTATAAGCTGTATTGGTTTATTGCGGGTGTGGGCCTGTTAATTTTGGCAGGATTATTTCGGGTTAGGGGACTGCCTAATTCTTTTAAAGAACGCCTTTCAATTTTTAAAGACCGCTTTGTTGGACCAGCTAGAATGGGTTTTCTATTGGCATTAATTGCTTTTGTAACTATTGGCTCTACCATTTATTATAACGATAATATAGTTAATGAAAGTTTTACATCAAAAGAACGCGAGCAGCAAACGGTAGATTGGGAAAAGATATATAAAAAATATCAAAATGCCCCGCAACCAAGAATTGTAGCCGTGAAAGCAGCTATGAATATTTTCCCAAAGGCCTTGAATTTTGATGCTAGTGGGACATACACTTTGGTAAATAAAACCAATACGGTTATAGATAGTATTTTCTTAAATCACAATAATTATCCGAGTCATTTTAAATTTAACAAAGAAACCCATTTGGTTTCTGAGGATACGGTTTTTCATTTTGATATTTATCAACTGCAAAAAGGTTTACAACCTGGAGATACCTTAAAATTGGATTTCACGGTTAAGAACGAACCGAATACCTTATTAAAAGATAATTCGCCCGTTTTAGAGAATGGAACCTTCATTAATAATATGCAGATTTTTCCATCCTTGGGATACTCGGGTGGTGAACTGTCCGATGATGAAACCCGGAAAAAGTATGGTTTACCACCAAATGATTTAAAACCACATCCATCAGACTCAACCGCTTTAGGGAACCATTACATTTCTAAAGATGCCGATTGGATAGATTTTGAAGCTACGGTGAGCACCTCTGAAGATCAAATTGCCATCGCACCAGGATATTTGCAAAAAGAATGGACTGAGAATGGCCGTCGCTATTTTCATTATAAGATGGATAGTAAAATACTTAATTTTTATGCCTTTAATTCTGCGCGATACGCTGTTAAAAAAGATAAATGGAACGATGTGAATTTAGAAATCTACTATCATAAGCCACATACCTATAATCTGGAACGTATGATGGATGGCATGAAGGCGTCATTGGCGTATAACTCAGAAAATTTTAGCCCGTATCAACATAAACAGGCAAGAATTATTGAGTTTCCTAGAACTTCAGGGAGTTTTGCGCAGTCCTTTCCCAATACCATTCCGTTTTCGGAAGGTGTTGGTTTCATCGCCGATGTTGACGAAACTGAAGCAGGCGGTGTTGATTATCCTTTCGCTATTACGGTGCACGAAGTGGCACATCAATGGTGGGCGCACCAAGTGATAGGTGCAGATGTTTTAGGTGCTACGATGCTTTCTGAAAGTTTGTCAGAGTATGTGTCCCTTAAGGTCTTAGAGCATCAACAGGGAAAAAGCAAGATGCGTAAATTCCTTAAAAAGGCTTTAGATGATTACTTAACTAGCCGTTCTTTTGAGCGTAAACGCGAAAAACCGTTGATGTATAATGACGGACAAGGATATATACGCTATCAAAAAGGATCCTTGGTGTTTTATGCCATAAGCGATTATATTGGAGAAGATGTGTTGAAGAATGCGTTAAAACAGTATGTTGAAAAGGTGAAATTTCAAGAAGCACCCTATACAACCTCTATTGAAATGGTGGATTACATTCGTGAAGCGACTCCAGATTCCTTAAAATACACCATTAAAGATATGTTCGAAACCATAACGCTTTATAATAATCGCGTGGTTAACGTATCGTCGAAGGCATTGGACAATGGTAAATACGAGGTCGACATTGAATTTGAAGTGAGCAAATATAGAAATGATGATACGGGCAATAAATACTATGGAGAGAAAGTTGGTGACACGCTTTCTTATAAAACGGAATCGATGAGGCGCCCTTTGTTATCAGTACCATTGGCTGATTATATAGATATTGGTATTTTTGGAGAAGCTAATGACGATGATGATGACGATAAAGAAATAGAACTTTACTTAAAGAAGCATAAAATAACAGCAATCAATAATAAAGTGACTATTGTGGTTGATAAAAAACCGGTTGAAGTTGGTATCGACCCATACAACAAATTGATCGATACGAAATCCGATGACAATAGAAGGCGTTTGTAA
- a CDS encoding DUF4294 domain-containing protein, translating to MKILLKYIFLIIPIITFAQIDEMEQDSTTIKYLIIEGDSMPRTAINLDEVMLLHKLKFDSKKDRIRYLILRRKTIKVYPYAKMAADRLDSLNSRLATLKRKRDKNRYTRMMQKYIEGEFSDELKKLSRTEGQILIKLIHRQTGKTTFELVKELRNGWRAFWFNTTASMFDISMKREFDPYHDKEDYLIEDILQRNFQSGKLERQKSALDLNFYDLTDKWLFSKTQ from the coding sequence ATGAAGATATTATTGAAATATATTTTTCTAATTATCCCTATAATAACGTTTGCCCAGATTGATGAAATGGAGCAGGACTCCACTACAATAAAATATTTAATTATAGAAGGGGATTCGATGCCAAGAACCGCTATAAATTTAGACGAGGTCATGCTCTTGCATAAACTTAAGTTTGATAGTAAGAAAGACCGCATCCGTTATTTGATATTAAGACGAAAAACGATTAAAGTCTATCCCTATGCAAAAATGGCAGCAGATCGATTGGATTCATTAAATTCCAGACTGGCAACTTTAAAGCGAAAGCGCGATAAAAACAGATATACTAGAATGATGCAGAAGTATATTGAAGGTGAGTTTTCTGATGAATTAAAAAAGTTGTCCAGAACCGAAGGTCAAATTTTAATCAAGCTTATTCACAGGCAAACAGGTAAAACCACTTTTGAATTGGTAAAAGAGCTCCGCAACGGTTGGCGTGCCTTTTGGTTTAATACCACGGCCAGTATGTTTGATATTTCAATGAAAAGGGAATTCGATCCGTACCATGACAAGGAAGATTATCTTATTGAAGATATTCTGCAACGTAACTTCCAAAGCGGAAAACTGGAAAGACAAAAATCGGCTCTTGATTTGAATTTTTATGATTTGACCGATAAATGGTTATTCTCTAAAACGCAATAA